Genomic window (Bacteroidia bacterium):
TTTTAAAAGTCATCTTTTTTAAAATTAAAGTTGACTTTTATCTACGGAATATGCTTATTTTTAGGTCGTGAATAGTCTAAAGGGGCTAGCGAAGCTTTTGTTCAACACGGTGCAAATGCCATAAGCGTTTTTGGGCTTTTAATTAACTTTTATTTGTTGCCTAAGTTTTGGGCTTCGATTGAACTTTTATCTGTAAATTCGCTTATGGTTCCTTACCGAAACCGTTAGTCAGAATTATAGAATGAAGAACATCTTAGTAGCCATTGCACTTTTTTCACTAATAAGCTGCAGAACTATACAAGATTCTATCAATGACAGTATGCAAACGATGGCCTTGGCAATAATTCCAGACTCATGCGACATACAATTGATTGTTGAGGTAAGCGAATATCGTTTACTCCACTCTTCCCTTCCAGACAGTATAGCCATTAGACAAATTCACTCGGAAATAGCCCCTCCTTGCCAACAAACTATTAAAAATATTAAGACTATAATATACAACAAAGATTCAATGGACATCTCCTTGACCAAGATATTTATGGATACTACTCTGCAATCACAGCAAATGAAAAAAGGTTATAGATTAATATTTAGTGAGGATTCCCTTCGATATATGCGATTGCTTCACTTCAAATCACCACATTATCACTCTGAATTATTTCCATCTCAGAAAAATAACTACCACTAACATATAAGGGCTTAACCGAAGTGCAGCGCAGCGGAACTATTCTCATGAAGGCAAGAGTAATTTCGTTCCTTAATTTTACGAAACTGTGTCGAAGATTCCGACATGCTTCGAAACCTCAGTCTGAAACATGGCAAGTTTTAAACCCAAATGGGGATTCTGATTTTTTTCTGTTCACTTAGCTTTTGAACCACCCGCTGCCTGATCAAAACAATACCGTTGGGGTTTGCACCCTCGGGCAACGATAGAGGCAAGTAGCCCACAGGAGCACGCGGCGCTAGCCAAGTGCGACGAGGACTACAGCCGATAGCGTGACCTGAACGCCCCCCAACCGTAACCTGGATTACTTGCAAAAACCCGGTTGGGCGGAAGGGGCCCGCCAAAACAATCAACAAATAAATTACCGAATTACGGTTTGACTTCTGTCGGGACCTAAACTAACCAAAGAAATAGGAGTTTTGGTGCGCTCCTCAATGAAACGGATGTATTGGCTGAGTTCGTCGGGGAAAAATTCTTCGGAGGTAATACCGGTTAAATCACTCATCCACCCCTTCACAGGCTGGTAAACCGGATTGATGTCGGCAGTGTTCATATCAAACGGTATTCCGGCCTGGTTAACTCCATTTACGCAATATTCAGTGCATATTTGTAAGGTTTCAAAACCACTTAAAACATCGGCCTTCATCATCAATAATTGGGTTACCCCGTTGATCATAATAGCATAGTTCAAAGAAGGTAAATCTAACCAACCACAACGGCGCGGACGTCCGGTAGTACTTCCAAACTCACGTCCTTTGGCACGAATGGCTTCACCGGTTTCATTCAACAACTCGGTAGGGAAAGGACCACTTCCGACACGGGTACTGTAAGCCTTAAAAATTCCATAAACTTCACCAATTTTATTGGGAGCAATGCCAAGTCCGGTGCAGGCTCCGGCACAAACGGTGTTGGAAGAAGTAACAAATGGATAGGTTCCAAAGTCGATATCCAACAGACTACCCTGGGCACCTTCAGCCAAAATTTTACGACCTTGACTTAACCAATGGTTAATTTCGTACTCGCTGTTAATGACCTTTAATTTTCTGATTTCATCCAGGGAATTCATCCAGGTATCGAGTAAGGAGCTGAGTTCGGTATAATCGAACTGATGGAAATCCAGAATTTGCTTGTGCTTTTCGAGAAGAAAGTCTACTTTTTTTTCAAAATCCTTTTCAAAGATATCGCCAACCCGAATTCCGTTTCTACCGGTTTTATCCATATAGGTTGGACCAATTCCTTTGAGTGTTGAACCGATTTTTGCTGTTCCTTTGGCAGCTTCTGCCGCAGCGTCTAACATGCGGTGAGAAGGCAAAATCAGGTGGGCCCGGGTAGAAATTTGAAGGCGATCGCTTACATCGAGTCCTTGCTCATTCAGGCCTGAAATTTCTTTTTTGAAAATGACCGGATCTATAACAACCCCGTTACCAACCACATTAACAATTCCATCTCTGAAAATGCCGGAAGGAATGGTATGAAGAACGTGTTTACGACCATTAAACTCCAGGGTATGGCCGGCATTGGGTCCCCCTTGAAACCTGGCAACCACATCGTATTTGGGCGTGATTACATCTACAATTTTTCCTTTTCCTTCGTCGCCCCATTGCAAACCAAGTAAAACATCAACCTTGCTCATGTTATTTTTCAAAAATAAGTGCCGAAATTACGATGAAGAAACCTTGGGATTAGCTTCAATAGCTAAGGTTTATGGACATGTTATAAACAAAATCAGGGCAAAAATCCATCATTTCCTTGTAAACCACCGGTATGCAAGGCTAAAATTTTGGTTCCCGGCTTCCACCTACCCTTTTTAAGTTCTTCGGTTAGTGCGAAAAAAAGCTTGGCAGTATATACCCAATCGAGCGGGATTCCGGTTTGATTTTCAAATTCAGGTTTAAACTTTTTTAGGCTCTCATCCACTTTGGCATAGCCATTACCTGCGTATTGGTGTACTATCTCCCAATCGGCCTGCCTTCCTAAAATCATGGTCTCAACATACTTTTCCAGACTACCACCGTCCTTTAGAACCGAAACGCCCAAGGCCTTCTGCCCGGGCTTTAAACCCAGAATTAAACCGGCTAAGGTTGTTGCTGTTCCACAGGCTGTTGCAACCCAATCAAATGGAGAGCTTATTTCAGTAAGTATTTCGCTGCAACCTTGTACTCCAAAAGAATTGGCACCACCCTCCGGAACCAAGTAAAATTCACCAAACCTATTTTCTAAATCTTCTATGAAACCCAAATTCAGGCGACTGTCAAACTCGGACTTACTCACAAAATGCAGCTTCATACCACAGGATTGAGCAAACTCCAGGGTTGAACTTAATTGCGGAAAATAATTTCCCCTAATAATTCCGATAGACCTGAAACCTAAGAGTTGGCATGCTTTAGCAGTGGCGTAAAGGTGGTTAGAGTAAGGTCCACCAAAGGTAAGTATGGTGGTTTTACCTTGTAATTCAGCTTCTCTGATATTATAAACCAATTTGCGCCATTTATTTCCGGACACTTCTGGATGAATTAAATCGTCGCGCTTAACGCTCAATTCCACTCCATATTTTTTAAACAATGGGTGAGAAACCTGTTGAAGAGGAGAAGGCAGTTGAAAAGAAGTAGAAATAGAAATTGACATTTACCTTTGCAAAGAAATATGTTACCTCCCAAATACCGAAATTTAACTGAAGAAGATTTTTATACCACAGCGGAAGGCTATTTGGTATTCACAGAAACCTATCATTTAAAACGAGGTTATTGCTGTCAGAGTGGATGTAAACATTGCCCGTACGGTTACGACAAGGCAACAGGGAGAATAATTAAGAAGAAGAAGCCGGAATAAAGGAAACGATCATTCCTGGCCAATCCATTCTAACGGTCAAAAAAGTAGGCCAATTGAAAACCCAAAGGTTGATCGACGATGGTAGTTTTATAGTCCGGATTTATTTTAACGAAGCAAGCCAAGGAAAATTCGCGATAAGCCAGGGTTGCTCCCAAGGTAAAATGTGGTATTCCACCCTTGGATTTAGGGGAATGAGAATACCCGCCACGAACAGCCCAAAACCATTTTTTATCGACCTTTTGATGCAATTCTAATCCTAGCAGGTGATTGATTTCAGCTAATTCTTCTTTAAATCCAAAAGGAGCATCCGCAAAGGATTGAAAGGTACCGACAAAGGAAGAAACATTGTTGTCTTTGCCCTTTATTATTGTGGAGCCATTTCGTAGAGGAGGAGTTGGTACCAGCCATTTGTTTAACTCATACCCAACAACCAAATGCAGGGAATTGGGTAAATCCTTACCTAACAGGCAAAGGTTTGCTCCCAACCTAAAATTTTGCGGTAAAAAGGCTTTTGAAACCGACAAATTAGGTATGCCAACTTTGGGGCCCATGTTTTGAAGCATGATTCCAATTCCCCAGCTCAGCCTATTGCCATTGGGAAGAGATTTGTTATCGCTCCAGTTGATACCCCAATCTGTAGCAATACCTTGAGCAACAATATCCTTACCGTTAACTTTAAAACCAACACCATAGTTGGTGTAAAAATATTTTAAACCAAGTCCGACTTTGCATCTGGAAGTTATTTGCCTGGCATACCTAATTCCAACCGAATAGTTCCTGGAATAATACTTATTCAAAGTACTGGTAACTGAATCATATTGGGCAATATATCCAAATCCATAGTAGTTGAAATCCAATGCTAAACCTTGCAGGGAATCGAAACCATGAGATACGGCTCCCGATAGGTAAGTTAAATCCAAATCATTATTGAATAGGCTGGTTTTGGTAAATGAGTTATTTATTCTGGCATACCAATATTTTTTCTTTTTAGCAAGCAAAGCCGGGTTATGACTAATTCCTTGCATAGACATAGGATTAGAGGAAACCATTCCTAATCCGGCCATACCATTGGATTCAATATCATTCGGATGACTTAAAAAATCCTCTGTAAAACGAATATAATTGTAGGCAGATGATTGGGCTTTAGAAAAATAACATCTCCCTCCTACCAAACCAATAAGTAATATCCATATTCGTGTGTTTGGTACTTGAAAAAAAACCAACCAATTTATATTTTCAAACCAATTTGGAAACAATTCCTTCAAAGTACAAAGTATGATTAAAGACTTTTGGCTTTATTCCAATAAATATCCATTTCAGCCAGACTCATTTCAGTAAGCTCCTTTCCGTCTTTTTTAGATTCGGCTTCCAAGTAATTAAAACGTTTAATAAATTTCTTATTGGTTCTTTCCAACGCACTTTCCGGATCAAGGTTCAAAAAGCGAGCATAGTTGATCATTGAAAACAACACATCGCCCAATTCATCTTCCAGCTTTTCTTTTGGACTATTATTTTCTATTTCAACTTTCAATTCTGCCAATTCTTCGTTTACCTTATCCCAAACCTGGCTTTTATCTTCCCAGTCAAAACCAACGGCTCTGGCCTTTTCCTGAATACGAGTTGCCTTTACCATGGCAGGTAGCGATTTTGGCACACCTGCCAGAATCGATTTATTACCTTCTTTAAGTTTAAGCTTCTCCCAATTTTCTTTAACCTGATCTTCATTATCCACCTTCACTTCCCCGTATATGTGCGGATGCCTGTGAATTAACTTTTGGCAGAGCGAATCAATCGAATCTGCCATGGTAAATTCACCTTGTTCTCTTCCTATTCTGGCATAGAATACCAAGTGAAGCAGGATATCTCCTAGTTCTTTTTTGATATTCTCGTAATCCTTATCGAGAATTGCGTCTGCCAATTCATATGTTTCTTCAATGGTTAATGGACGCAATGTTTCAATGGTTTGCTTTTTATCCCAAGGACACTTCTCCCTGAGCTCATCCATAATAATTAACAATCGCTCAAACTGTTCCTTTTCACGCGAATAATCCATACTGTTTCTACTTAATTAATTGAACATAACCTTTAAATTCCAGATCCCTTACCTTGGCCACGTAGAAATAAGTTCCTTCCATAGCAAAGTTCCCGGCCTTGGTTCTTCCATCCCAACAATGACCTTCCCTATAACTTTCAAAAATCAATTCACCCCAACGGTTGTATACATATAATAGAAAGCAATTTTCAAACCAACCTGCTACCTCCGGCCTAAAACAATCATTGGTTCCATCGTTATTCGGAGAAAACACATTGGGAACCATGGCCATTAA
Coding sequences:
- a CDS encoding adenylosuccinate synthase, which encodes MSKVDVLLGLQWGDEGKGKIVDVITPKYDVVARFQGGPNAGHTLEFNGRKHVLHTIPSGIFRDGIVNVVGNGVVIDPVIFKKEISGLNEQGLDVSDRLQISTRAHLILPSHRMLDAAAEAAKGTAKIGSTLKGIGPTYMDKTGRNGIRVGDIFEKDFEKKVDFLLEKHKQILDFHQFDYTELSSLLDTWMNSLDEIRKLKVINSEYEINHWLSQGRKILAEGAQGSLLDIDFGTYPFVTSSNTVCAGACTGLGIAPNKIGEVYGIFKAYSTRVGSGPFPTELLNETGEAIRAKGREFGSTTGRPRRCGWLDLPSLNYAIMINGVTQLLMMKADVLSGFETLQICTEYCVNGVNQAGIPFDMNTADINPVYQPVKGWMSDLTGITSEEFFPDELSQYIRFIEERTKTPISLVSLGPDRSQTVIR
- a CDS encoding pyridoxal-phosphate dependent enzyme translates to MSISISTSFQLPSPLQQVSHPLFKKYGVELSVKRDDLIHPEVSGNKWRKLVYNIREAELQGKTTILTFGGPYSNHLYATAKACQLLGFRSIGIIRGNYFPQLSSTLEFAQSCGMKLHFVSKSEFDSRLNLGFIEDLENRFGEFYLVPEGGANSFGVQGCSEILTEISSPFDWVATACGTATTLAGLILGLKPGQKALGVSVLKDGGSLEKYVETMILGRQADWEIVHQYAGNGYAKVDESLKKFKPEFENQTGIPLDWVYTAKLFFALTEELKKGRWKPGTKILALHTGGLQGNDGFLP
- a CDS encoding PorV/PorQ family protein: MKELFPNWFENINWLVFFQVPNTRIWILLIGLVGGRCYFSKAQSSAYNYIRFTEDFLSHPNDIESNGMAGLGMVSSNPMSMQGISHNPALLAKKKKYWYARINNSFTKTSLFNNDLDLTYLSGAVSHGFDSLQGLALDFNYYGFGYIAQYDSVTSTLNKYYSRNYSVGIRYARQITSRCKVGLGLKYFYTNYGVGFKVNGKDIVAQGIATDWGINWSDNKSLPNGNRLSWGIGIMLQNMGPKVGIPNLSVSKAFLPQNFRLGANLCLLGKDLPNSLHLVVGYELNKWLVPTPPLRNGSTIIKGKDNNVSSFVGTFQSFADAPFGFKEELAEINHLLGLELHQKVDKKWFWAVRGGYSHSPKSKGGIPHFTLGATLAYREFSLACFVKINPDYKTTIVDQPLGFQLAYFFDR
- the mazG gene encoding nucleoside triphosphate pyrophosphohydrolase, whose amino-acid sequence is MDYSREKEQFERLLIIMDELREKCPWDKKQTIETLRPLTIEETYELADAILDKDYENIKKELGDILLHLVFYARIGREQGEFTMADSIDSLCQKLIHRHPHIYGEVKVDNEDQVKENWEKLKLKEGNKSILAGVPKSLPAMVKATRIQEKARAVGFDWEDKSQVWDKVNEELAELKVEIENNSPKEKLEDELGDVLFSMINYARFLNLDPESALERTNKKFIKRFNYLEAESKKDGKELTEMSLAEMDIYWNKAKSL